ATCAAGCATCAAGATGAGCTGGGCAATATGGATAACAGGTTTACCGGGTAGTGGTAAGACCTCAATAGCGCAGAAAGTGCGCGATATACTGGTAGACGCTGAAGTAGACGTGAAGGTGCTTGAGCTCGATGAGATAAGGCGATTTATAACACCAGAGCCATCATATTCGGAGAAAGAACGTGAGATTGTATATGCTGCTCTGGTTTATATGGCAAAGTTGATGGTGATTGAATGTGGTAAGCCGGTGATAATAGATGCCACGGCGAACAGGAGTAGATACCGAGCGAGAGCCCGTAAGAGCATCCCTAATTTCGCAGAAGTGTACGTGAAGTGCTCTCTGGAGACATGCATGAAGCGGGAGAGTACCAGGATAGCGGTACATGCACCTGCCTTCATCTATAAGAAGGCAGTGGATGAAGGAGCGACAGTACCAGGTGTAAATGTACCGTATGAAGAGCCTTTGAATCCTGAGGTTATTGTGGATACAGAGAGGATGTCCGTGGAAGAGTGTGTGGACAAAGTAAAAGAGTTTATAGAGGAAAAAGGCTGGTTGTAAGTTTTTAATACGCGTTTATATTATATTTATTTTATGTATAGTGAAGATGCCCGTAATAAGATTGCCTTATAGTGATTTGGAGAGCCTAACAGGAATAAGCATTGAGCGGATAA
The Methanophagales archaeon genome window above contains:
- a CDS encoding adenylyl-sulfate kinase; its protein translation is SSIKMSWAIWITGLPGSGKTSIAQKVRDILVDAEVDVKVLELDEIRRFITPEPSYSEKEREIVYAALVYMAKLMVIECGKPVIIDATANRSRYRARARKSIPNFAEVYVKCSLETCMKRESTRIAVHAPAFIYKKAVDEGATVPGVNVPYEEPLNPEVIVDTERMSVEECVDKVKEFIEEKGWL